A region of the Cottoperca gobio chromosome 22, fCotGob3.1, whole genome shotgun sequence genome:
TAGTTCATTTTACAACTTGTAGGAcctaatcatttaaattaagcgcaattcaaataaaatactaAAGTACTAATGTAAGTCTCTGGGAAATGGTCTTTTTCGGTTCCATGGTATCACGTGACGGACCCGGAAGTTGTGATTTAACAGCTTCTCCTAAACTGTAGGGGGCAGTGTGTAAATCTCACGTCTACAGCATTGTTTCAGAATCACCTTTCTTTGTGAAATAGACTTGAATTAAGCCTAAATAAATTACTTGTGAGTTGGGTATCTTCAAATCCATTTTTTCCTTCGTAAGAATATATTTCTAGTCCATTGCACACCTTTTGTTTAGCCTGTTTGTTCTCCCTGCACATATATAATCCTGCTCAGAGATACTTCTACAGCTGTGTTGTGCACTTTTATCTCATCTGAAATGGACCTGAAGgatcttttcttttacaaaaccTTGAAAAGACACCGGATTCTGACTATTAGGTAGTTGTACTTTAGTTGAGTGTTTACCTTCTAAGCTCGCTCCACTAAATGTATCTGACACCAGACAAACAGCCAGGCTGTTATATTGTAAACAAGCCTGTGAATTCCACTTGGCTGTGTCTCTGGAAATTTCCACCTCGTGAGACTGCAGTCTTGGCGCTtcacaacaaacaaatgttaaaaagcaCCTGACCCACAGCGTGCAGGCCACGCCCACACAGCGCGCTGATTTATTTCGCCGTCTCCTATTGGCTACTCCGAAGGTGTGTCACTCAACCTGACGTCACACGCTGTATATGAAAGAGGAGCGCGCTGCTGTTAATACAACTTTATAACACCTTATAAACATTTATCATCACTGATCACTTCGAAATAATGCAACTAAAGTTATTGTTTCcaagaaaataatttttttgATAATCTAATCTTCATTTTAGTCTTCCGATTCAGCAGCTCATGAATATTAAGTAGATTCAGCAGCTCATGAATATTAAGTAGATTCAGCAGCTCATGAATATTAAGTAGATTCAGCAGTAATAAAACCAGCATGTTGCGCCAGCGCGGACTCATTCAGCATCCAGCAGCCGGCGCAACATCTCGCGGCGCCTTCATCACACTTTCTCTGGGACGATTCTGATTATttagaaaacaataataaattaataatggcTTTGAGAGGAACTCTATTCCGTCTTCTCAGATCTAAACTCGGCCACACGTGCCAACAAAGCAGAGCACAATCCGTGGCTGTGCTGGGAGCTCCGTTTTCAAGAGGACAGGtaagaaaatgttattgtgacttttttttatcttaaatttaaaataaaactacgAGTTAAAtccttcctgttttttttaataacagaaAAGAAGAGGTGTGGAGCACGGGCCTAAAGCCATCAGAGATGCGGGGCTCATCGACAGGCTCTCCGGGTTAGGTAGGTGAGGGGGGGACGGGGCATAATCACGGAGCCGGTTCCGCTGCGTTACATAACCTGCATGTTTACACAGATTTATCGCCTCGCCGTCCTCCGGTATTCTTCCAGCCTGTTACATCACAGGAAGGCTGTAAATACAAACATCCGGCAGAGATTATTACAGCATGCACTGATTTAATACCCTAAAAGGTCTTTTCATCCTCCTTTAACCGACATTGTGTAGAGGAAGTTCCCAGTGAAACAGAATATGAACATGCAGGCTACTTAAAGACATTGCAATAATCGCCACGTAGTTtgtttttaagtatatttttgcAAGAAGGCCTAGTTTCACAGCACAATATAAGAATAGAGCCTCATTAAGAAAAAGTAATGGCGACTACATGATAGAGCTTTATTCAGTCCCCGCGGGGACATCCACTGAAGCGATGCAACACAAGGGCAATAAGTGTCCGAGAGTCCCTCTGTGGGACaccagaggacagagaggacactGTGGCGACTCTGCACCATGCAACATAATGTATGTTCCTTTCTGTTTGTTACCCGGACAAGCCACATGTCTGGTTTAGTCATTCTTGTGCACATGCTCGGAAGGGCGCAGGAAGAGGATAGGCGGGTGATGAATTTCCACTCTGTCGTCACTGCAGacagactccccccccccccccccccctctttaaCAACTCATTTTATTATGCGCTTCTGCTGCTGGAGATGAAAGAGGACACATCACACGGAAAGAATCCGATGGTTTTTTTAGAGCTCAGGTCAATGAGGTTGCATTGTGCTGGAAATCCAACGCCTACACAACAAAGGAGATTTAGCAGAGAGGGCGGTGATGCAGAGAGAGATTACCTTCAGTCACTGCAGGAATACTAAAAGACTTCTAATGAGATAAACTCATGAAGTCTGTCTGCAGACACAGACCAGTCTGAATACCAAGGTTACATAATAGAATCATCTGGTGCAATAACTCTCAAAGTCTTTTGAATATGATGTATGTTAATTAGGGTTACAACTAACGATTGTTTTCTCCTGAGAAATGTCaacccaaaagatattcactttaatattaaataaaacagaaatgtgcacaTTTGAGTGGCTGAAAGCTGCATTTTTGGACGATTTTACATGAaaactttaacgattaatccaTCAAAATAGTTGATGGAATGAGAAATGAGTCAactaatcgctgcagctctaatgtaattattaataataaagttttatattCGGTTAAGATCAAGACAAACACCAGTTGATGCGAACATAcatcttataataataaaagcgcCATCATACAGCTAGTCTTCACACGATGAGAACGTGAGGAGGTCACGGGAAGAGTCTGCTGTTGACTCCACAGCAGATTAAAAGCCGGCTTCATATGTATGATAAGGTTGCTATAAATACTCAACATATACTTTTGAGCGGTTAAACATAATAACGtcttaaaactaaatgttcGGCCTTCACTACACAGAGGTTTCATTCAGTCATGGAGGTGTGAGATGGTGAAGGACCTGTTCCTGTGTTGCAGCCAATTAAAGTCCATCAGCTGTAAACATCAGATGTTGAGCAACAGGTGTCGTCCTCTCAGAATGTTTTACAGCTGggatgttattttatttatagctGACATACTTTCATGCTTCTTGCAGAAGCCACACGGTTGTTACGTTTCATATTCTTTACTGTTTGCTCATCCTTATTATTagcaatgtttatttttctgcagTCAGTTGGAATCAACAGCACTTAatatgataaaatatatatttagttatggCCCATATGTTTAAACCtggaaatgtaatatattaatgAAAGATGCATTTGGGATTGCCTAGTTTGGAAGTCACTTGAGAACTATCCACACGCTAAGATGCATCTAAAATACACTTTAGCAGAGGAAACGTAGAATcctgatacatttaattattgataATATCATAATCTTACGCTTTCTTTTAAACCCCTTTTATGATAAGAAACAAAGAACACGACATCATTTTATCaggctgtacagtatttaatataaagagtaaatataataatgtccTGACTCTGGGTCATCTTCCTGATCCAGCTGAGCCCAACGTTAGAAACCCCAACTCAACTAAACACCATCTTTAAACTCTCAGCTTCTCCAAACATGTCtcagtaaaacacaaagaggCACGACATCTACCCAGTGATCAGGATGGAAGTGCCGTCCGTGCACGTCGCAGCTATAATCTGCCATTTCACAGCGAACAGAAGAAGCCTGTTGCTGCTGTAACAGACTTTTTGAATTGTCCTGCAATAGATGCTCAAGATTGCATCAAGACAAGGGCTATTCCTGTCCCGGCTACGAATGGAACTGATCCGCATCGGTTCCCCTCAGATCAGCAGAGTAACACGACACTGCCACAAAGGCTCACATCTCCCGATGAACCTCCGACGTGGGAGATCACATCACTTGTTTACTTCGCAGTCCGTGTCCTAAACCGAGTGGAAAGATTTAAGTCTTCGCTGCCGCGGCTACTTATGCAACACTGAAACCTGAGCCGACTGTGGGAATGGGGAGAGTGCTCCGTCACTAATGTTCCACAGGCTTTCAATGACTCTGCAGGGGACACGTGTCATGCTAAAGAATAGGGACGACATTTCCTTTATGAGGATAATGGTGAAAGAGTTGTCTCACTGGCTTTCAcagcagagaggggaagaaTTAAACTGTCAGGAATCAGCATGAAAGAAACATTATTATCTGTCATGCACTACAAATATTAGTTTCTCAGAATGCAAAGTGCCGTTTGTGGCAAGCTGCCAAACTGTCTGCAGAAAGGTGCGGCCGCCAGAGattaagttttgttttcaccCGACGCCTGCTATAGAAGCTGCAGATTAACTACACCTGGCACCTGCTGCACAAACATTTCTTCAACAAAAAGAATCTGAAACGAACAAATTGCAGGTTCCTTCCGTGCAACAGTCGGACGTCCTGCAGCAGAGCTCTACACGTTACTCACTGAACACGTCACCCTGAGAGCCACTCAGTTAAACGCCCGTCCTAAAAGCATCAAGTGCTTTAATTGAGCTTCTTGTCGTTGTGTTTCTCAGACTACTCTGTCCACGACTTTGGCGACCTCAACTTCCACCACCTGGAGAAGGACGAGCCCTACATGGACGTGAAGTTCCCTCGCTCTGTGGGCGGAGCCAACAAGATGCTGTCCGGCGCCGTGAGCAGAGCAGTCGGCGCCGGACACACCCTCGTCATGCTGGGAGGTGATCACAGGTAATTATCTAATGTCTTccgtttaaaaacaaaaaggtacaaTACgcaacatttccacattaaaatgtccGAAAATGATgttcataaactgactgttgatccagttttaagacactttctacatcctggtgtttttaactctatatttgaaggatgaaggattttagtcctgaatgtctggatcttaagttctcacagaaacaagctgacaaacgttagctgttagatCATAGCTGCTCCTCCCAGTGTTCACCAAACTGCACCTGGGAAACACTCATTTTTAacttgaaactgctttatttagtatttttatcAGTTTAACTTTGCATATCTATTAGTTCAGTAGAAGAGGAGACCTCTGAGGATAATTCGGCTCCTgttaaaaacctcctgaacgtctggatcttaagttctcagagaaacaagctgacaaacgttagcggcgCCAAACAGAGAAGgtgacaaactcccatgatcccgcGCTACGTCACAACGCCACTAAACTCTTTTGTTATTGCTTTGATTGAGACGCCTCGTGGCAGAACGTGACATGTTGTGAAATGTTGCGAGTCCCTTGCGAGGGTTCTCATCCTCTGAATGTGACCGACACAAACACCAGATATTTATAAGACCTTCCTTCTCATTTCATGAAGCCTTGCTATTGGATCAGTGGGAGGCCACGCCCAGCAGTGTCCTGACCTGTGTCTCATCTGGGTGGACGCTCATGCAGATATAAACACGCCCATGTCTTCTCCATCAGGAAACCTCCACGGCCAGCCCGTGGCGTTCATGCTCAAAGAGCTGCAAGAcaaggtgaggaggaggattaGGATCTCTTTGCAGCAGTCGACAGTATTTACACAAAGAGTTAAAAGCCTGAAAACATTTccttatattataatatatattataatatacattatattatattaatcgTCTGATTTGACGTcattgcaaaagaaaaacattactTTTGACCTGCTCACACTAACCTCAGTATAAATGTCAGATATCACCCGATGTTCTTTATTCCATCGTCTCCGCCTGTGCCCCACAGATGCCAGATATCCCCGGCTTCTCCTGGGCCAAGCCCTTCCTGTCCTCGAGTGACCTGGTGTACATCGGCCTGCGGGACGTCGACCCCGGAGAGCAGTAAGTACACGCCATCACTTCTTTAAGTAAGCACAACTGTGAAACCAGTTGTTGATGGTTTTGATTGTGTACTGCAGCCACATCCTGAAGACCCTGGGCATCCAGTACTTCACCATGAGGGACATCGACAGACTCGGCATCCAGAGAGTCATGGAGGTCACGCTGGACCATCTTCTGTCGAGGTATCTCTCACACATTATCTGCACTCCTGCTAAAGTCCATTTACTTGATTTGATAAATGATTGCTCACGTCTGAGTGGAAGTTAATCTTCTCTCACCTCGAACAGAAAACAGCGACCGATCCACTTGAGCTTCGACATCGACGCATTCGACCCGTCTCTGGCTCCGGCTACAGGAACGCCGGTGAACGGCGGTTTGACCTACAGGGAGGGAATCTACATCACAGAGGAAATCCATAACACAGGTACAGAGGACTGCACAGCTTGATGCACGTGGGGGCCGGTGGCTTATTGCACTTTTCATTGGTCGTCTTTGAGCTCATTGTTGCCAACTTGTAAGTCGCGAGCGCAGTGTCCGATGGTCGTCGTCTCTtgcagctctctgtgtctctggctTTAAATGAAACGTGTGAATATGTCGCAGGTCTGCTGTCGGCCATGGACCTGGTGGAAGTAAACCCGGGGCTCGGGGCTAACCGCGAAGCCGTGGAGGCCACCGCCTCTTTAGCGGTGGACGTCATCGCATCGTCTCTGGGTCAGACGAGAGAAGGCACCCCCGTGTCCATCGATGAGATCCCGTCTGTGAAGGACGACACGGAGCAGCTGCGTCTCTGAGCGCGCGACGCCACGCTTTGAACTTTATCAGCATTCCACGACCTGCACGCGAGACTGGATCTGAAAGTAGCTGAAAGGTTTTGTTCTCATCTCTTTAGTGTCTCATGAACTATTGTCTGAACTCCTCACCCGAGCGACTGAAAGTTAACTTCGTCCCGATGATGGAAATGCTTTGGATTTAAAGCGGTAATACGAACTTATTTTGGTAATAAGATGCTGCATATTTATAACGCGTTGTTTGGAGGACTCCCAACGTTTAGTGGCTGAGCCAGTTACTAAACATAATGATGTGTTTGCACTTTTGGACCAGCTGTGGTTACTGTTTTCTTTAgttacttttgtattttcacaATACTTATACTAGGGTTTAGTGTGTATTAATATTTACTGACTACATGCTGGCTATTAATCTTGAAAAGATGCTCGACTTGATGTTGCCACTAAACGACTGTTGTCCCTGTAACAGAGTTTATATTTTGGTCTTCCATAAAtgtgatttacattttttgttggtGTCCAGTCgtcttatttcatttcatttgaataaacaaagtaaacggAGAACTCTACGTTCATAAACCTGAGAGTACAcgtgtatattatatagaaaCTCAGATAAAATACACACTAGTGGCAATACTTGAGGTTTAAGTAGATTTAATCATCTAATAAAGGTAACActtatttccttttcaaataaacatctttgttttgcatttgttccCATCGTTCttataaagtttttattttatacatttgtgcCGTTTTAAATCTCTACATTTGAGCataagtttaaataaagtttgatgcTTATTGTTTTGTCTCTACAGTAGATAAGGTATGAAACTATAACGtaatcattatattatataattatacatgTGGTTATAAAACCATAGGATTTACTTTTAGCGAGGTTAACGTAAAGGACATTTCAGATAAATCCCACGTCTCCCTGATCCACAACTTGTTTGTGTACTTGGCGTCACACCTGTGCAGAACAACGTCAGTGGCAGGTGTGGCACTTCAACACAGAACTTAATAATAACCTTAACTTCATCGTCACAGATGCTGTTGACGGTTCAGCTCCGCAGCGGATGTTTGGCTGCCGTCCCTGAGGATATCAGATACAATACAAACTGAGGTTAAACATTAACTTTAATGACGTGGATACTGAGAAATAAGGAACAAGGAAGCTTATTTCTAACAGTGATTAGACAACATTATGAGCCGTGAACAATATCGCATGAATTAAAACAGGTTTGGCCAAAATGAGCTAAACAACCACTTTGATACGGGGCATGAGGACGCGTCATCATTtactgccgtgtgtgtgtgtgtgtgtgtgtgtgtgtgtgtgtgtgtgtgtgtgtgtgtgtgtgtgtgtgtgtgtgtgtgtgtgtgtaacattacTGCCACGGGTTTCTTTTggctagaaatgtattttaatcgTCACTAATCTGTCGCTTTGAGTCccatttagaacatggggtagtggtgcacttcagcctcttgtggtcacaatgagtattacaacaagaATTACCGTgaacttttgtgtgtgtgtgtgtgtgtgtatatatatatttttttttaaatacatatataaaaaatatatatatatataaaaaattattttttatatatatatatatatatatatatatatatatatatatatatatatatatatatatatatatatataaaaaatatttatatattttttgtttaaatatatatattttttaatatatgtatataagtatatataagtaaGTATGGCACATTTAGGGTCGCTGCTTGGAGGTTTAAAGCAGTGCCTTATTCTTTGTGGAGAATCTCCGTTTTACAGATTTGtggaatattattatttaattataagtCGACAAAATGCTGTTAGTGTTAGTCAACTAACCATGTTTAGTTAAGGACAGCCTTAGTAACAATACAACTGTTTAGAGAACGAATAATAAAGTTTCCCCAATCTGAGAATTTATAACATTTCACAAGTACAGACGCCGGAGGAGCTGCACGTGATGATCCCGACAGAATCATCTCGGGGTCTGTAGCGGCAAATCCAGAAAGTCATCCTGCAGGGCGTCAACGGTAACAACGGTCCGATAACAAACTAAAAGTGCAAATCGCAGGTCAGTTTCTGCAGGTTTGGTCAAATGAGCGTCAGCTGGGACAGAATCCCCGCTCAGTGAAAGGTTGGCTGGATACAGCAGAGGAGCATTATTGCTACAGGACAGATGTGCAGAGTCTGGGCTCGCCCGCGTCATCGGAAGAACTTCAGATAAATCACAGCACCGAGAATGGCCAACTCCATGATTATGATGACACCCAACAGCAACTTGTTGGTCATCAGCCTACAAGACAACGAAAGAAGAGCGTCAACATTAAACACAGCGTAGGGATGATATGAGCGCACCACGTTATCCCGAGAATCATCCAATATGATTCTGATTAAAGAAATATGATTAAAACTGTCAAATAGCACAAACACGTCACAGATGAGACGCATCCTGTTCTTAACGGACATCATAAGGTGACATGAGGTCCCGCTGCATCAATAACAATCACTTCTTCAAATCCCATGTGAGGATATTAATTATAGAAATAATGTCAAAGTGGAGAATCCAACATTCAAACATTTAGAGCGtcgtgaagaaaacaaaagcatttcaatgtattttctatttcaggGGAAGCGCTCACCGCCGTGACATGGCACGAAGGATCTTTCTACTCCGACTGAGATTCTCTCCCGTGTTCACCAACTGgaaaatacaagaatacatttaacataatacaaaatacaaaatacaacaattagataataaaacaatccaatataaacaaatatcaaCACAGTTAGTGAGGAAGTTCATGCATGTTAGTTGACACAGTTTGAGTAACGCCGACGCTTTGTGTTGCAAAATCAGAcaatacagtatacacacacacatacagtacaaacacacacacacacacacatacagtacaaacacacacacacacacatacagtacaaacacacacacacacacatacagtacaaacacacacacacacacacatacagtatacacacacacgtacaacacatgtacagcacacacacacacacacatacagtacaaacacacacatacagtatatacacacacgtacagcacacacacacgtacagcacacacacacgtacagtatacacacagcacacacacgtgcagcacacacacacatgtacagcacACGTACAAcacatgtacaacacacacacacacaca
Encoded here:
- the arg2 gene encoding arginase-2, mitochondrial, giving the protein MALRGTLFRLLRSKLGHTCQQSRAQSVAVLGAPFSRGQKRRGVEHGPKAIRDAGLIDRLSGLDYSVHDFGDLNFHHLEKDEPYMDVKFPRSVGGANKMLSGAVSRAVGAGHTLVMLGGDHSLAIGSVGGHAQQCPDLCLIWVDAHADINTPMSSPSGNLHGQPVAFMLKELQDKMPDIPGFSWAKPFLSSSDLVYIGLRDVDPGEHHILKTLGIQYFTMRDIDRLGIQRVMEVTLDHLLSRKQRPIHLSFDIDAFDPSLAPATGTPVNGGLTYREGIYITEEIHNTGLLSAMDLVEVNPGLGANREAVEATASLAVDVIASSLGQTREGTPVSIDEIPSVKDDTEQLRL